In Calderihabitans maritimus, the following are encoded in one genomic region:
- a CDS encoding ATP-binding protein, with protein sequence HWHEILGDPTVADAILDRLVHNAHKLILKGESMRKLYNAKKEE encoded by the coding sequence AGCACTGGCATGAGATACTGGGAGACCCTACAGTGGCTGATGCCATTCTAGATCGTTTAGTACATAATGCCCATAAATTAATCCTCAAAGGGGAATCCATGCGCAAGCTTTACAACGCTAAGAAGGAAGAATAA